One Laribacter hongkongensis DSM 14985 DNA window includes the following coding sequences:
- a CDS encoding energy-coupling factor ABC transporter ATP-binding protein, which produces MLELEQAGFDWPDGSRQLQDISLTLAAGECAALVGANGAGKSTLLRLACGLLRPGSGRVRLAGVDTREARPPALARLAGLMFQEPERQICHARVDLEVGFAPRLAGRTAADIRRRVDEALALTGLEAMARAHPLDLDAGARRMVTLASLIAQAPGLLLLDEPTRDLDAVWLARFERWLEHARHQGQAVLMISHDLDFVARHASRVLHLAEHRLVADGPPERVLADPRLQSLDELPAPTLPALGRGLGMQPVSQPEAFAAQWDASWQDRQNGRTA; this is translated from the coding sequence ATGCTGGAATTGGAACAGGCCGGCTTTGACTGGCCGGACGGCAGCCGGCAGCTGCAAGACATTTCCCTTACGCTGGCCGCCGGTGAATGCGCGGCCCTGGTCGGGGCCAACGGCGCGGGCAAATCCACCCTGCTCCGGCTGGCGTGCGGCCTGCTGCGCCCTGGTTCCGGCCGGGTGCGCCTGGCGGGTGTGGATACGCGCGAGGCCCGCCCGCCGGCACTGGCCCGGCTGGCCGGGCTGATGTTCCAGGAGCCGGAGCGGCAGATCTGTCACGCCCGGGTGGATCTGGAAGTCGGCTTTGCCCCGCGTCTTGCCGGTAGAACGGCAGCAGACATCCGCCGCCGGGTGGACGAGGCACTGGCCCTGACCGGACTGGAAGCCATGGCCCGGGCACATCCGCTGGACCTGGACGCCGGCGCGCGCCGCATGGTGACGCTGGCCAGCCTGATCGCACAGGCGCCCGGACTTTTGCTGCTGGACGAGCCGACCCGCGATCTGGATGCGGTCTGGCTGGCCCGGTTCGAGCGCTGGCTGGAGCACGCCAGGCATCAGGGGCAGGCCGTGCTGATGATCAGCCATGACCTTGATTTCGTGGCCCGCCATGCGTCACGCGTGCTGCATCTGGCAGAGCACCGGCTGGTGGCGGACGGCCCGCCGGAACGGGTGCTGGCCGATCCGCGCCTGCAATCGCTGGACGAGCTGCCGGCGCCTACCTTGCCGGCCCTGGGCCGGGGCCTCGGGATGCAGCCTGTCAGCCAGCCCGAGGCATTCGCCGCACAATGGGACGCATCCTGGCAAGATCGCCAAAACGGCCGGACGGCATGA
- a CDS encoding malonic semialdehyde reductase, translated as MTPIAESALEQLFLAARTHHAWQPREVPDFVLEQLYDLLRMAPTSANCQPGRFVFVKSPEAKVRLRSCLAPGNVEQTMQAPVTVIVAYDLEFYEQLPLLFPHTDARSWFAGNEALIEATAFRNGSLQGAYLIMAARALGLDCGPMSGFDNTAVDAEFFAESRYRSNFLVNLGYGDAALLHPRSPRPAFQDTCRII; from the coding sequence ATGACCCCGATTGCCGAAAGCGCCCTTGAACAGCTCTTTCTCGCCGCCCGCACCCATCACGCCTGGCAGCCGCGCGAGGTGCCGGATTTTGTGCTCGAGCAGCTCTACGACCTGCTGCGCATGGCACCCACCAGCGCCAACTGCCAGCCGGGCCGGTTCGTGTTCGTCAAGTCACCCGAGGCCAAGGTCCGGCTGCGCTCCTGCCTTGCGCCCGGCAATGTGGAGCAGACCATGCAGGCGCCGGTGACGGTGATCGTGGCCTACGACCTCGAGTTCTACGAGCAGTTGCCGTTGCTGTTTCCGCATACCGATGCCCGCAGCTGGTTTGCCGGCAACGAGGCCCTGATCGAAGCCACGGCATTCCGCAACGGCAGCCTGCAAGGTGCTTACCTGATCATGGCCGCCCGGGCACTGGGGCTGGACTGCGGTCCGATGTCGGGCTTTGACAATACCGCTGTCGATGCCGAGTTTTTTGCCGAAAGCCGCTACCGCTCCAATTTCCTCGTCAACCTCGGTTACGGTGACGCCGCGCTGCTGCACCCGCGCAGTCCGCGACCGGCGTTCCAGGACACCTGCCGCATCATCTGA
- a CDS encoding energy-coupling factor ABC transporter ATP-binding protein, producing MALIHLADASLTRSGASAPALAGLAFSVPAGETLAVWGGNGSGKTTLAHWLAGWVPELLAASTEGTATFDGMPLTGRRPADWATDIQYVGSTPASHLTGCAFSVAEEVAFGPENLGQSPDAIRQVVNTSLALCDAGHLAHRHPASLSGGETQRVVLAAALAMQPRLLVLDQAFSRLTPAAARSCLDTLHRQVRGQGLALVLLESHFDLAARYADRAVVLQAGRQVASGTPREVMDTALQHVTACDALRAAQAARAAGHWCPDIPAPVTPLEALQAFAAQK from the coding sequence ATGGCACTGATCCACCTGGCCGACGCTTCTCTCACCCGCAGCGGTGCCTCCGCACCAGCCCTGGCAGGACTGGCGTTTTCCGTTCCTGCCGGAGAAACACTGGCGGTCTGGGGCGGCAACGGCAGCGGCAAGACCACACTGGCGCACTGGCTGGCCGGCTGGGTGCCGGAACTGCTGGCGGCCAGCACCGAAGGAACGGCCACCTTTGACGGTATGCCGCTGACCGGCCGGCGGCCGGCCGACTGGGCGACCGACATCCAGTATGTCGGCAGCACACCGGCCAGCCACCTGACCGGCTGTGCCTTCAGCGTGGCCGAAGAAGTAGCGTTCGGCCCCGAGAACCTGGGCCAGTCACCGGACGCCATCCGCCAGGTGGTCAACACCAGCCTTGCGCTCTGTGATGCCGGCCATCTGGCCCACCGGCATCCGGCCAGCCTCTCGGGCGGGGAAACCCAGCGGGTGGTGCTGGCCGCCGCGCTGGCGATGCAGCCGCGCCTGCTGGTGCTGGACCAGGCATTCAGCCGCCTGACGCCGGCCGCTGCCCGCAGCTGTCTCGATACCTTGCACCGGCAGGTGCGCGGGCAAGGCTTGGCGCTGGTGCTGCTGGAATCACACTTTGACCTCGCCGCCCGCTACGCTGACCGGGCCGTCGTGTTGCAGGCCGGCCGGCAGGTGGCCAGCGGCACGCCGCGCGAGGTGATGGATACGGCCTTGCAGCATGTCACCGCCTGCGATGCCCTGCGTGCGGCACAGGCTGCCCGCGCTGCCGGACACTGGTGCCCGGACATTCCGGCCCCCGTCACGCCACTGGAAGCTTTGCAGGCATTTGCGGCCCAGAAATGA
- a CDS encoding energy-coupling factor transporter transmembrane component T gives MHPFTGLVWLLPLLLATLRLSGPLWLGLLLAGLLAALLLWPAARPRRKAWLWVMLPLGLGLLLVHGQWLNGWLGQPPASDRMAILQPALLLWLRVGTVLAGTLLWLSGTTPARLTRALLASRLPAGLAYLLASPLLLSEQLKSRLAAIIEAQTARGLDPRAGWWRRLGHLVSLAAPLISWTLADVSHRAAALESRAFRRQRHRTTLDAPASKLADRRLQQAAGLATIILAGSWLWH, from the coding sequence ATGCATCCGTTTACCGGTCTGGTCTGGCTGTTGCCGCTGCTGCTGGCAACGCTGCGCCTGTCCGGCCCGCTGTGGCTGGGCCTGTTGCTGGCCGGTCTGCTGGCAGCACTGCTGCTGTGGCCTGCGGCACGACCGCGCCGCAAGGCCTGGCTGTGGGTGATGCTGCCGCTGGGACTGGGGCTGCTGCTGGTGCATGGCCAATGGCTGAACGGCTGGCTGGGCCAACCGCCGGCCAGCGACCGGATGGCCATTCTGCAACCGGCGCTGCTGCTGTGGCTGCGCGTCGGCACGGTTCTGGCCGGCACTCTGCTGTGGCTGTCCGGTACGACACCAGCCAGGCTGACCCGTGCCCTGCTGGCCAGTCGTTTGCCGGCCGGTCTGGCCTACCTGCTGGCCAGCCCGCTGCTGCTGTCCGAGCAGCTCAAGAGCCGGCTGGCGGCCATCATTGAAGCCCAGACTGCACGCGGGCTTGACCCGCGCGCGGGCTGGTGGCGACGCCTCGGGCATCTGGTTTCGCTGGCCGCTCCGCTGATCAGCTGGACGCTGGCCGATGTCAGCCACCGGGCCGCGGCACTGGAGTCGCGCGCCTTCCGCCGGCAACGGCATCGCACCACGCTTGATGCTCCTGCCAGCAAGCTGGCCGACCGCCGCTTGCAGCAGGCCGCTGGGCTGGCAACCATCATTCTGGCCGGGAGCTGGTTATGGCACTGA
- a CDS encoding cell division protein ZapB, protein MSTELLDQLETRIGALTDQVMLMKMEIDELKAQHTMLNEENQKLRDERKQWSERLQSLLGKLEQIEA, encoded by the coding sequence ATGTCGACCGAATTGCTGGACCAGCTGGAAACCCGGATTGGCGCCCTGACCGACCAGGTCATGCTGATGAAAATGGAGATCGACGAACTCAAGGCCCAGCACACCATGCTGAACGAGGAAAACCAGAAGCTGCGTGATGAACGCAAGCAATGGTCCGAGCGTTTGCAATCCCTCCTGGGCAAGCTCGAACAGATCGAAGCCTGA
- a CDS encoding transglutaminase family protein → MKLLVQHRTVYRYDERVAHSTQYLRLTPADSARQHVLDWQLGLPARAVRSRDAFGNWLHTLTLDHPHHEILIQANGTVETRDGPAIETDPASPLPYLRHTPLTMPDRAIRQFAAPFAELVGREPATGLEAMLHALLDAMPYLPGRTDATTPAAAAFAAGAGVCQDHAQVYVAACRSLGVPARYVSGYLYAEDQPEVASHAWAEVRIGDDWHGLDPSNGCRADGRYLKLAVGMDYLDACPVRGVRIGGGGERLDSDAWVGQSLQQQQQ, encoded by the coding sequence ATGAAACTGCTGGTCCAGCACCGCACGGTTTACCGTTACGACGAACGCGTCGCCCACAGCACCCAGTACCTGCGGCTGACACCGGCCGACTCGGCCCGCCAGCATGTGCTCGACTGGCAGCTGGGCCTGCCGGCCCGCGCCGTCCGCAGCCGGGATGCCTTCGGCAACTGGCTGCACACCCTGACGCTGGATCATCCGCACCACGAAATCCTGATCCAGGCCAACGGCACGGTTGAAACCCGCGACGGACCGGCCATCGAAACCGACCCGGCTTCGCCTCTGCCCTACCTGCGCCACACGCCGCTGACCATGCCGGACCGTGCCATCCGGCAGTTTGCCGCTCCGTTTGCCGAACTGGTCGGCAGGGAGCCTGCCACCGGGCTGGAGGCCATGCTGCATGCCCTTCTGGATGCCATGCCCTACCTGCCGGGCCGGACCGATGCCACCACTCCGGCTGCCGCAGCCTTCGCAGCCGGTGCCGGCGTCTGCCAGGACCACGCGCAGGTGTACGTCGCCGCCTGCCGCTCGCTGGGTGTGCCGGCCCGCTATGTCAGCGGCTATCTCTATGCCGAAGACCAGCCGGAAGTGGCCAGCCACGCCTGGGCCGAAGTCCGCATCGGCGACGACTGGCACGGTCTGGATCCGTCCAATGGTTGCCGGGCCGACGGCCGCTACCTCAAGCTCGCCGTCGGCATGGATTATCTGGACGCCTGCCCGGTACGCGGTGTGCGCATCGGGGGCGGCGGAGAGCGCCTCGACAGCGACGCATGGGTCGGACAGTCCCTCCAGCAACAGCAGCAATGA
- a CDS encoding circularly permuted type 2 ATP-grasp protein, with translation MPNLHSPPAGHFDEMLLADGQAREHYRPYLAWLAGRDDDWLAARRREADGLFFRGGITFAVYGDEAGAERLIPFDAVPRILPAADWRLLERGLTQRVAALNAFLHDLYHEQAIIAAGIIPAGLLLTNTQFQMAMQGVGLPNRTYAHIAGIDIIRHADGRFYVLEDNLRVPSGVSYMLENRKIMMRLFPELFARQPVAPVEHYPDLLLQTLRESTEVEQPAIVVLTPGPHNSAYFEHAFLARQMGVELVEGPDLFVKNEHVWMRTTAGPQRVDVIYRRVDDAFLDPLAFRSDSLLGVPGLLSVYRKGNVVLSNAIGTGVADDKSVYPFVPDMIRFYLGEEPLLDNVPTWQLRRDEDLAHVLAHLPELVVKEVHGAGGYGMLVGPAASGAELENFRARILARPDNYIAQPTLCLSSCPTFVEAGIAPRHIDLRPFVLSGRQTRMVAGGLTRVALAEGSLVVNSSQGGGTKDTWVLEE, from the coding sequence ATGCCGAACCTGCATTCGCCGCCAGCCGGGCATTTCGACGAAATGCTGCTGGCAGACGGACAAGCCCGTGAGCACTACCGGCCCTATCTGGCCTGGCTGGCCGGCCGTGACGACGACTGGCTGGCCGCGCGTCGCCGTGAAGCAGACGGGCTGTTCTTCCGCGGAGGCATCACCTTCGCCGTATACGGTGACGAAGCCGGCGCCGAGCGGCTGATTCCGTTCGACGCCGTTCCGCGCATCCTGCCCGCAGCAGACTGGCGCCTGCTGGAACGCGGGCTGACGCAGCGCGTGGCCGCCCTCAATGCCTTCCTGCACGACCTCTACCACGAGCAGGCCATCATTGCTGCCGGCATCATTCCGGCCGGGCTGCTGCTGACCAACACCCAGTTCCAGATGGCCATGCAGGGCGTGGGCCTGCCCAACCGGACATACGCCCACATTGCCGGCATCGACATCATCCGCCATGCCGACGGGCGTTTTTACGTGCTGGAGGACAACCTGCGCGTGCCGTCCGGGGTGTCGTACATGCTGGAAAACCGCAAGATCATGATGCGGCTGTTTCCGGAGCTGTTTGCCCGGCAACCGGTCGCGCCGGTCGAGCACTACCCCGACCTGCTGCTGCAAACCCTGCGCGAATCCACCGAGGTCGAACAACCCGCCATCGTGGTCCTGACTCCCGGCCCGCACAACTCGGCCTATTTCGAGCACGCCTTCCTGGCCCGCCAGATGGGCGTGGAGCTGGTCGAAGGCCCCGATCTTTTCGTCAAGAACGAGCATGTCTGGATGCGCACCACCGCCGGGCCGCAGCGGGTGGACGTGATCTACCGCCGGGTGGACGACGCCTTTCTCGACCCGCTGGCCTTTCGCAGCGACTCGCTTCTCGGCGTGCCGGGCCTGCTGTCGGTCTACCGCAAGGGCAACGTGGTGCTGTCCAACGCCATCGGCACCGGCGTGGCCGACGACAAGTCGGTGTATCCCTTCGTGCCCGACATGATCCGCTTTTACCTCGGCGAAGAACCGCTGCTGGACAACGTACCGACCTGGCAGCTGCGCCGCGATGAAGACCTGGCCCATGTGCTGGCGCACTTGCCCGAGCTGGTGGTCAAGGAAGTCCACGGTGCCGGCGGTTACGGCATGCTGGTCGGGCCGGCGGCCAGCGGAGCCGAGCTGGAAAACTTCCGCGCCCGCATCCTGGCCCGGCCGGACAACTACATCGCCCAGCCGACGCTGTGCCTGTCGTCCTGCCCTACCTTTGTCGAGGCCGGCATCGCCCCGCGTCATATCGACCTGCGCCCGTTCGTGCTGTCCGGCCGCCAGACGCGCATGGTGGCCGGCGGCCTGACCCGCGTGGCGCTGGCAGAGGGATCGCTGGTGGTGAACTCGTCGCAAGGCGGCGGCACCAAGGACACCTGGGTTCTGGAGGAGTAA
- a CDS encoding ECF transporter S component, with amino-acid sequence MKPVFSTRTLTLMSAGIAINMVIGQLASMLKLPVFLDSIGTLLVALLAGPLAAMTTGLVTNLIWGLITSPVAAAFAPVAAVIGLVAGVLARMGGFRSLPRVLLSSLVITLAVVLVATPIRAYLFGGATGSGADFVVAYFNAMGSKLLESVAITVLGVNLADKVISALIAWLIVRGLAERTRSQFPLAAAVR; translated from the coding sequence ATGAAACCTGTCTTTTCTACCCGCACGCTGACACTGATGTCGGCCGGCATCGCCATCAACATGGTCATCGGCCAGCTCGCATCCATGCTCAAGCTGCCGGTTTTCCTCGATTCCATCGGCACCCTGCTGGTGGCCCTGCTGGCCGGACCGCTGGCCGCCATGACCACCGGTCTGGTCACCAACCTGATCTGGGGCCTGATCACCAGCCCGGTGGCCGCGGCCTTTGCGCCGGTAGCCGCCGTGATCGGTCTGGTGGCCGGCGTGCTGGCGCGCATGGGCGGCTTTCGCAGCCTGCCGCGCGTCCTGCTGTCCAGCCTCGTCATCACCTTGGCAGTGGTGCTGGTGGCCACGCCGATCCGCGCCTACCTCTTTGGCGGTGCCACCGGCAGCGGTGCCGACTTCGTGGTGGCCTATTTCAACGCCATGGGCAGCAAACTGCTCGAATCGGTCGCCATTACCGTGCTGGGCGTCAACCTGGCCGACAAGGTCATCAGCGCCCTGATCGCCTGGCTGATCGTGCGCGGGCTGGCCGAGCGGACCCGCAGCCAGTTTCCGCTGGCCGCCGCGGTACGCTGA
- a CDS encoding DUF2788 domain-containing protein, whose product MTEEQFTNLSMIVLLGGLICFMAFIIWDLGKKSGAGRFGTFVLFLALFVGVLGFVLKNVLVEFFLLG is encoded by the coding sequence ATGACTGAAGAGCAGTTTACCAATCTGTCGATGATTGTGCTGCTTGGCGGTCTGATCTGCTTTATGGCATTCATTATCTGGGACCTGGGAAAAAAGTCCGGTGCAGGGCGTTTTGGCACGTTCGTGCTGTTTCTGGCCTTGTTTGTCGGTGTATTGGGATTTGTCCTGAAAAACGTGCTGGTGGAATTTTTCCTGCTCGGTTGA
- a CDS encoding branched-chain amino acid ABC transporter substrate-binding protein, translating to MHAQKLLLVSAVTLALAACGQKEAAPTQAATAEPGEVVVKIGHAAPLSGPVAHMGKDADNGVAIALDEANAEGLVIGGQKVKFELVSADDAGDPKTATQVAQRFVDDKIVGLVGHLTSGPTITASKIYAEAGIPQITPSATSPQVTSQGYKNVFRMIADDVQQGQAMAEFVVNKQGIKKIAVVDDRTAYGQGVADEFEKAAKAAGAEIVKREFTNDKATDFTAILTAIKAANPDAIYYGGMDAQAGPMARQMQKLGIKAKLFGSDGLYTPVFLQLSGDAGEGQYSSQPGAPRDKLPGYTSFEEKLKAKTGAGVVLYSTYAYDAARVLVDAMKRADSVDPAKYLPAVQQSKFNGATGLVEFDEAGNRKNGAVTIYQVRNGQWEIADVVGGGQ from the coding sequence ATGCATGCCCAAAAGCTGTTGTTAGTTTCTGCCGTGACCCTCGCCCTGGCTGCATGCGGCCAGAAAGAAGCCGCACCGACCCAGGCCGCCACTGCCGAGCCGGGTGAAGTAGTGGTCAAGATCGGTCATGCCGCACCGCTGTCGGGCCCGGTTGCCCATATGGGCAAGGATGCAGATAACGGGGTGGCCATCGCCCTGGATGAAGCCAATGCAGAAGGTCTGGTCATCGGCGGCCAGAAGGTCAAGTTCGAACTGGTCAGCGCCGACGATGCCGGCGATCCGAAAACCGCTACCCAGGTTGCCCAGCGCTTTGTCGACGACAAGATTGTCGGCCTGGTGGGCCACCTGACCTCGGGTCCGACCATCACCGCATCGAAGATCTACGCCGAAGCCGGCATCCCGCAGATCACCCCGTCGGCCACCAGCCCGCAAGTGACTTCGCAAGGTTACAAAAACGTCTTCCGCATGATTGCCGATGACGTGCAGCAAGGCCAGGCCATGGCCGAATTCGTGGTCAACAAGCAAGGCATCAAGAAGATCGCCGTGGTCGACGACCGCACGGCCTATGGCCAGGGCGTGGCTGACGAATTCGAAAAAGCCGCCAAGGCTGCCGGTGCCGAAATCGTCAAACGCGAATTCACCAATGACAAGGCCACGGACTTTACCGCCATCCTGACGGCCATCAAGGCCGCCAACCCTGATGCCATCTACTACGGCGGCATGGACGCCCAGGCCGGACCGATGGCCCGCCAGATGCAGAAACTCGGCATCAAGGCCAAGCTCTTCGGCAGCGACGGCCTCTATACGCCGGTATTCCTCCAGCTTTCCGGTGATGCCGGCGAAGGCCAGTACTCCAGCCAGCCGGGCGCTCCGCGCGACAAGCTGCCGGGCTACACCTCGTTTGAGGAAAAGCTGAAGGCCAAGACCGGTGCCGGTGTCGTGCTGTACTCCACCTATGCCTATGACGCTGCCCGTGTGCTGGTCGATGCCATGAAGCGCGCCGACTCGGTTGATCCGGCCAAGTATCTGCCGGCCGTGCAGCAATCGAAGTTCAACGGTGCCACCGGTCTGGTCGAATTCGACGAAGCCGGCAACCGCAAGAACGGCGCCGTGACCATCTACCAGGTACGCAACGGCCAGTGGGAAATCGCCGACGTGGTGGGTGGCGGTCAGTAA
- a CDS encoding alpha-E domain-containing protein yields MLSRTASHLYWMSRYLERAENLARALDVSRELALLPQGRDLKEDIAIPLALTGTRAAFLAVHRDITPAGLWQTLGFSLDEPASIACCLKRARENAHAVRGSITADTWETLNTTWLELRARLAAPDIDPGAFSDWVKDRSHLFRGIVFGTSLRNDAFNFLRLGTFVERADNTARLLCAHAAVRERGADAYYPLLALLRSVSAIEAYQSCYRDSLTLRRAAELLVLRPDLPRSLKSCLDEISVLLPAGGRQVPQVRRRVAELEAMLTWGDIDDVLAEGLPHYLAGFLDELHQLDTGIQHAYLEAL; encoded by the coding sequence ATGCTGTCGCGTACCGCATCGCATCTCTACTGGATGAGCCGCTATCTGGAGCGGGCCGAAAACCTGGCGCGGGCACTGGACGTCAGCCGCGAACTGGCCCTGCTGCCGCAGGGACGCGACCTCAAGGAGGACATCGCCATCCCGCTGGCCCTGACCGGCACACGGGCAGCCTTTCTGGCCGTTCACCGCGACATCACCCCTGCCGGCCTGTGGCAGACCCTGGGCTTTTCGCTGGACGAACCGGCCTCGATCGCCTGCTGCCTGAAGCGGGCGCGCGAAAATGCCCATGCGGTGCGGGGCAGCATCACCGCCGATACCTGGGAAACCCTCAACACCACCTGGCTGGAACTGAGGGCGCGGCTGGCCGCACCGGACATTGATCCCGGAGCATTCTCCGACTGGGTCAAGGACCGCTCGCACCTCTTTCGCGGCATCGTGTTCGGCACCAGCCTGCGCAACGACGCGTTCAATTTCCTGCGGCTCGGTACATTCGTCGAGCGGGCCGACAACACCGCCCGCCTGCTGTGCGCCCATGCCGCCGTCCGCGAGCGGGGTGCCGACGCCTATTACCCGCTGCTGGCGCTGCTGCGCTCGGTCAGCGCCATCGAGGCATACCAGAGCTGCTACCGCGACAGCCTGACCCTGCGGCGGGCGGCTGAACTGCTGGTCCTGCGACCCGACCTGCCCCGCAGCCTCAAAAGCTGTCTCGACGAAATCTCCGTCTTGCTGCCGGCAGGCGGACGGCAGGTGCCCCAGGTCCGGCGGCGGGTGGCCGAGCTGGAGGCCATGCTGACGTGGGGGGACATCGACGACGTACTGGCAGAAGGACTGCCACACTATCTGGCCGGATTTCTGGACGAGCTGCACCAGCTCGACACCGGCATCCAGCACGCATACCTGGAGGCGCTATGA
- a CDS encoding glycine zipper 2TM domain-containing protein → MSYLRPLALLVLGAVTLTGCATYSPDVYQAGQVQQVQSVELGTVEAVRSVQIQGKSNELYTLGGTVLGGLAGSTIGRGTGSVAGAVAGAMLGGTAANALQSSGGTQPGLSITVRLDSGRLVNIVQNANVNIQPGQRVQVLSGAGAARVEPI, encoded by the coding sequence ATGTCCTATCTCCGTCCTCTCGCCCTTTTGGTACTGGGCGCCGTCACCTTGACCGGTTGTGCAACCTACTCGCCTGACGTGTATCAGGCCGGGCAGGTCCAGCAGGTCCAGTCTGTCGAGCTCGGAACGGTCGAGGCCGTGCGCAGCGTGCAGATCCAGGGCAAAAGCAACGAGCTTTACACCCTGGGCGGCACGGTGCTGGGCGGACTGGCCGGCAGTACCATCGGTCGTGGCACCGGCTCGGTGGCCGGTGCCGTGGCAGGTGCCATGCTGGGTGGTACGGCAGCCAATGCGCTGCAATCCAGTGGCGGTACCCAGCCCGGCCTGTCGATTACCGTGCGTCTGGACAGCGGCCGTCTCGTGAACATCGTGCAGAACGCCAACGTCAACATCCAGCCGGGGCAACGCGTCCAGGTGCTTTCCGGCGCCGGAGCTGCCCGGGTGGAGCCCATCTGA
- a CDS encoding PPC domain-containing DNA-binding protein, whose amino-acid sequence MLTSARFLVVRLLPGEELLATLDRIVCHHQLRAAWIAGAVGSLSVASLRFAGEPDTTVLTGAFEIIQLSGTLEPGGAHLHLAVSDRHGHMTGGHAMPGSIIRTTCELVIGALDGLAFARRPCPQSGYDELVIEAPAFSPSPTLTA is encoded by the coding sequence ATGCTGACTTCTGCCCGTTTTCTGGTGGTGCGCCTGCTGCCAGGCGAAGAATTGCTCGCCACACTGGACCGCATCGTCTGCCATCACCAGTTGCGCGCCGCCTGGATCGCCGGCGCGGTCGGCAGCCTGTCGGTGGCCAGCCTGCGTTTTGCCGGTGAGCCGGACACCACGGTGCTGACCGGCGCGTTTGAAATCATCCAGCTGTCCGGCACGCTGGAACCGGGTGGCGCCCACCTGCATCTGGCCGTATCCGACCGCCACGGTCACATGACCGGAGGACACGCCATGCCGGGCTCGATCATCCGCACCACCTGCGAACTGGTGATCGGCGCACTGGACGGACTGGCCTTTGCCCGCCGCCCCTGCCCGCAATCCGGCTACGACGAGCTGGTGATCGAAGCGCCGGCCTTTTCCCCCTCACCGACCCTGACCGCATGA
- a CDS encoding peptidase — protein sequence MTYCVALNLDAGLVFAADTRTNAGVDHIASFRKLTVLVATQERTVVVLNAGNLATTQSVLNLARRRQDEAGQHVGNHSCFYDIAGELGQTLREVIRQESGGQDCGSGIDFGASLIVGGQIAGDIPRLFHVYPQGNFIESSPDTPYFQIGEAKYGKPILDRVITLATPLAEALKCVLISFDSTIRSNLSVGLPIDTLVLPRDSRQPVQQRIDAEQPYYRQLRRQWGEGLRRVFGELDDADWMRGL from the coding sequence ATGACCTACTGCGTTGCCCTCAACCTTGACGCTGGCCTGGTATTCGCAGCCGATACCCGCACCAATGCCGGCGTCGACCACATCGCCTCGTTCCGCAAGCTGACCGTGCTGGTTGCCACGCAGGAAAGAACGGTGGTGGTACTCAACGCCGGCAACCTGGCCACCACCCAGTCGGTGCTCAATCTCGCCCGGCGACGCCAGGACGAGGCCGGGCAGCATGTCGGCAACCACAGCTGCTTTTACGACATTGCCGGTGAGCTGGGCCAGACGCTGCGCGAGGTCATCCGGCAGGAAAGCGGGGGACAGGACTGCGGCAGCGGTATTGATTTCGGCGCCAGCCTGATCGTGGGCGGCCAGATTGCCGGTGACATTCCCCGGCTTTTCCATGTCTATCCGCAGGGCAACTTCATCGAATCCTCGCCTGACACGCCTTATTTCCAGATCGGTGAAGCCAAGTACGGCAAGCCGATCCTTGACCGGGTCATCACCCTCGCCACCCCGCTGGCCGAAGCGCTCAAGTGCGTGCTGATCTCGTTTGATTCGACCATCCGCAGCAACCTGTCGGTCGGCCTGCCGATCGACACGCTGGTGCTGCCGCGTGACAGCCGGCAGCCGGTCCAGCAGCGCATCGACGCCGAACAACCGTATTACCGGCAGCTGCGCCGGCAATGGGGCGAGGGGCTGCGGCGGGTATTCGGTGAACTCGATGACGCCGACTGGATGCGGGGGCTATAA